A stretch of the Taeniopygia guttata chromosome 3, bTaeGut7.mat, whole genome shotgun sequence genome encodes the following:
- the LOC140683529 gene encoding uncharacterized protein translates to MQQHQRLSRSVFLSTFCSLFVPFSLPTLSMPLWCWRSSAVFGLRLARALGQPRSRTKRLPRFRPLPPGPRPVPGSTSAFPAPSSAARQLGRRPRAAAARARSGSRGRAAGARCRPQGREASPGAALLGSGGCGSVCCGTRLAHGAPGRDRVGGGRRAQPGARLGLQVAIKGVSRDRISERAGLGSERGQRGRAASWAGPWERRWGRAGVPGARRSIGPAERTAVSLELALLWLLSCSGFRGVVRLLDWFEMPDGFALGTEHPEAVRTPGTCWPSGGS, encoded by the exons ATGCAGCAGCATCAGCGCCTCTCTCGATCAGTTTTCCTCTCGACTTTCTGCTCGCTCTTCGTCCCCTTCTCCCTCCCAACCCTCTCCATGCCC CTCTGGTGCTGGCGGAGCAGCGCGGTCTTCGGGCTCCGCCTGGCGCGGGCTCTGGGCCAGCCGCGGTCCCGAACGAAGCGCCTCCCGCGGTTCCGCCCGCTGCCGCCCGGCCCCCGTCCCGTCCCCGGCAGCACCAGCGCCTTCCCcgctccgagctccgccgccCGTCAGCtcggccgccggccccgagccgcCGCAGCCCGGGCGCGCTCGGGCTCCCGGGGCAGAGCAGCGGGAGCGCGGTGCCGCCCGCAGGGTAGAGAAGcctcccctggagcagctctcctgggcagcggcggctgcggcagcgTTTGCTGCGGGACCCGGCTCGCCCACGGCGCCCCGGGAAGAGACCGGGTCGGAGGGGGACGGCGAGCTCAGCCCGGCGCTCGCCTTGGCTTGCAGGTGGCAATCAAAGGAGTGTCTCGGGATCGCATCTCGGAGCGGGCGGggctg gggagcgagcggggccagcggggcCGCGCAGCGTCCTGGGCCGGGCCATGGGAGCggcgctggggccgggcaggggtgCCCGGGGCGCGGCGCAGCATCGGCCCCGCTGAGCGCACCGCggtgtccctggagctggcgctgctgtggctgctgtcgTGCTCTGGCTTCCGCGGCGTCGTGCGGCTCCTGGACTGGTTCGAGATGCCCGACGGCTTCGCGCTGGGCACGGAGCATCCGGAGGCTGTCAGGACCCCTGGTACTTGCTGGCCGAGCGGGGGTTCCTGA